A region of Candidatus Paceibacterota bacterium DNA encodes the following proteins:
- the rplL gene encoding 50S ribosomal protein L7/L12: protein MAEDKKEVVVPEKFADLVKKIETLSVLELSELVKVLEEKFGVSASAPMAMAMPVAGAAAGAAAEEKTDFNIELVAAGDAKIAVIKVVREITGKGLKEAKDLVDAAPKVVKEKVPKAEAEELKKKLEAAGATVSLK from the coding sequence ATGGCAGAAGACAAAAAAGAAGTAGTTGTTCCTGAGAAGTTCGCGGACCTTGTTAAGAAGATCGAAACCTTGAGCGTTCTTGAGCTCTCAGAGCTCGTGAAGGTTCTCGAGGAAAAGTTCGGAGTTTCAGCATCCGCTCCGATGGCAATGGCTATGCCGGTCGCTGGCGCAGCAGCAGGCGCAGCAGCTGAAGAAAAGACTGATTTCAACATCGAACTTGTAGCTGCAGGAGATGCAAAGATCGCTGTTATCAAAGTGGTCAGAGAGATCACCGGAAAAGGACTCAAAGAAGCAAAGGACTTGGTTGACGCAGCACCGAAGGTTGTAAAGGAAAAAGTTCCGAAGGCTGAAGCTGAAGAGCTCAAGAAGAAGCTCGAAGCCGCAGGGGCAACAGTAAGTTTGAAGTAA
- the rplJ gene encoding 50S ribosomal protein L10 yields the protein MAATKAEKTQIIKDLAEKFAKAKSIVFLGFQGLTVKDDMDFRRRMTKENIDYKVSKKTLIKKGLKEAKIDKVDDLVIEGPVSVAIGYEDEVAPARIAKEFSKVSDKIKILGGYMASKFLSASEMKTIATLPGKDQLRAQLIGTINAPVTGFVNVLAGNMRGLVTVLKAYGDTKK from the coding sequence ATGGCAGCAACGAAAGCAGAAAAAACGCAGATCATAAAGGATCTTGCGGAGAAATTCGCCAAGGCCAAATCCATTGTTTTTTTGGGTTTCCAGGGACTTACGGTCAAGGATGACATGGATTTCCGAAGGAGAATGACCAAGGAAAACATCGATTACAAAGTTTCAAAAAAGACGCTCATAAAAAAAGGATTGAAGGAAGCCAAGATCGACAAAGTGGATGATCTGGTGATCGAAGGCCCGGTCTCGGTGGCGATCGGATATGAAGACGAAGTGGCTCCGGCAAGGATCGCGAAAGAATTTTCAAAAGTGAGCGACAAGATCAAAATTCTCGGAGGCTATATGGCTTCAAAATTCCTGAGCGCAAGCGAAATGAAAACCATTGCGACTCTCCCGGGCAAAGACCAATTGAGAGCGCAATTGATCGGCACGATCAATGCTCCGGTAACCGGATTTGTGAATGTTCTCGCGGGAAATATGAGAGGACTCGTCACGGTTTTGAAAGCTTACGGAGACACGAAGAAATAA
- a CDS encoding DJ-1/PfpI family protein: MTLSKKIAGKKILMVIAKKDFRDEEYFVPHEMFQKEGASVTTASSVKGEVVGVEGGEARSTMTLKEANPKDFDAVVFIGGEGAKEYFDNDEAHKIVQEFNSMRKIVAAICIAPVILARSGILKVKKATVWSSLANKSGLKELESAGCNYCDEGVVVDGNIITADGPAKSEEFAQAVIEALSRPADGKKQA, translated from the coding sequence ATGACGCTATCAAAAAAAATTGCAGGAAAAAAGATCCTAATGGTCATTGCCAAAAAGGATTTCAGGGATGAGGAATATTTCGTCCCGCATGAGATGTTCCAGAAAGAAGGAGCAAGCGTGACGACCGCGAGTTCGGTGAAAGGAGAAGTGGTCGGTGTCGAGGGAGGAGAAGCAAGATCGACCATGACGCTGAAAGAGGCCAATCCGAAAGATTTTGATGCTGTAGTTTTCATCGGAGGAGAGGGCGCAAAGGAATATTTTGATAACGATGAGGCCCATAAGATCGTTCAGGAATTCAATTCGATGAGAAAGATCGTTGCTGCCATTTGCATCGCGCCTGTAATTTTGGCAAGGTCGGGGATCTTGAAAGTGAAAAAAGCGACAGTCTGGTCCAGTCTTGCGAATAAAAGCGGCCTGAAGGAGCTTGAAAGCGCAGGCTGCAACTATTGCGACGAAGGAGTGGTCGTCGACGGGAATATAATCACGGCAGACGGTCCGGCCAAGTCCGAGGAATTCGCACAAGCCGTAATTGAAGCCTTGTCCAGGCCGGCCGATGGGAAGAAACAGGCGTAA
- the mltG gene encoding endolytic transglycosylase MltG — protein MSKKGILSAALFFFFVAAAIASGTYYHVQSQIKAPLVAGSAEEKEFAVQKGESVKDISTNLEKEGLIRGAGYFQVYVWQEKVAEKIQAGKYQLSPSMSIPEIADILMGGKIKNEDVWVTIPEGFMVSDIDRRLAENGLIKEGEFVRMDGDLKMDLSQYVFLAGRPEGSGLEGFYFPDTYKYKKGVSVEDIARKMLDNFGRKLSESLQKEIGRQNKTVYETIVLASIIEKEAGSAKDMKKVSSVFHNRLVLGMKLESDATVNYVIRKGRSQATYEDLEINSPFNTYMYAGLPPGPISNPGLDAIIAAIYPDSTDYYYFLTRRDNDQAVFSKTFDEHILNKNRYLK, from the coding sequence ATGTCAAAGAAGGGAATACTATCCGCAGCTCTGTTTTTTTTCTTTGTAGCCGCAGCGATCGCAAGCGGAACCTATTATCATGTTCAGAGCCAGATCAAGGCTCCGCTTGTTGCAGGGTCGGCTGAAGAAAAAGAATTTGCAGTCCAAAAAGGCGAGAGCGTGAAAGATATTTCCACAAATTTGGAAAAAGAAGGTCTGATCAGAGGCGCCGGATATTTCCAGGTCTATGTCTGGCAGGAAAAAGTGGCCGAAAAGATACAAGCAGGCAAATACCAGCTTTCTCCCTCTATGTCCATCCCGGAAATTGCGGACATCCTCATGGGCGGAAAAATAAAGAATGAAGATGTCTGGGTGACGATCCCGGAAGGTTTCATGGTCAGCGACATAGACAGGAGGCTTGCGGAAAACGGACTTATCAAGGAAGGCGAGTTCGTCAGAATGGACGGAGATCTCAAGATGGATCTCTCGCAATATGTTTTTTTGGCCGGCAGGCCTGAAGGTTCCGGGCTTGAAGGATTCTATTTTCCTGATACCTATAAATATAAAAAGGGCGTTTCTGTTGAAGACATAGCAAGAAAAATGCTGGATAATTTCGGCCGGAAGCTGAGCGAGAGCCTCCAGAAAGAGATCGGCAGGCAGAACAAGACGGTTTATGAGACGATAGTTCTGGCCAGTATCATTGAAAAGGAAGCCGGGTCCGCAAAAGACATGAAAAAAGTTTCGAGCGTCTTTCACAACAGGCTGGTATTGGGAATGAAGTTGGAATCGGATGCAACGGTGAATTATGTGATCAGAAAAGGAAGGTCTCAGGCGACCTATGAGGATCTGGAAATAAATTCTCCGTTCAATACATATATGTATGCAGGACTTCCTCCGGGACCGATCTCGAATCCGGGGCTTGATGCGATAATTGCGGCAATATATCCCGATTCAACCGATTACTATTATTTTTTGACGAGACGCGATAATGATCAGGCGGTTTTCTCGAAAACATTCGACGAGCACATTCTGAACAAGAACAGATATCTTAAATAA
- the pcm gene encoding protein-L-isoaspartate O-methyltransferase, with translation MEYSEEKGSSRKYFVKDFGCKSVVAGPIPSFFVMTSFVNNLINSGHLRTERIIDAFRAVRRRDFVPREFKEESELNEPLPTAYGQTISQPLTVAFMLELLSPGESEKVLDVGSGSGWQSALLACIVGEKGKVIAIERIPELSDFGRGNAKKYGFKNLEFVVGDGTLGYKEEAPFDKIIVAASAAGKVPSELKKQLKVGGRLVIPVDRSIWLIEKISENGFKETEYPGFVFVPLIPNSSQ, from the coding sequence GTGGAATATTCAGAAGAAAAAGGGAGTTCCCGGAAGTATTTCGTGAAAGACTTCGGATGCAAATCTGTTGTTGCGGGGCCTATCCCTTCTTTTTTTGTTATGACAAGCTTCGTTAACAATCTCATAAATTCGGGACATCTCAGGACTGAAAGGATCATTGATGCTTTTCGAGCGGTTCGCAGGAGAGATTTTGTGCCCAGGGAGTTCAAAGAAGAATCCGAACTGAACGAGCCACTTCCGACGGCATACGGGCAGACGATATCCCAGCCGCTGACTGTCGCTTTCATGCTGGAACTTCTTTCTCCCGGCGAGAGTGAAAAGGTTCTTGATGTCGGTTCGGGTTCGGGCTGGCAAAGCGCGCTTCTTGCATGCATTGTGGGAGAAAAAGGCAAAGTGATCGCCATTGAGAGGATACCCGAGCTTTCGGATTTTGGGAGAGGAAATGCGAAAAAATACGGATTTAAGAATTTGGAATTCGTGGTCGGAGACGGGACTTTGGGCTATAAGGAAGAGGCGCCATTCGACAAGATCATCGTTGCGGCATCCGCAGCGGGCAAGGTTCCGAGTGAACTCAAGAAGCAGTTGAAGGTCGGCGGAAGGCTGGTTATCCCGGTGGATCGGAGTATCTGGCTTATTGAAAAGATATCGGAGAATGGGTTCAAGGAAACGGAATATCCAGGTTTCGTTTTTGTTCCACTTATCCCGAACTCTTCGCAGTGA